One Deinococcus betulae genomic window carries:
- the hpaB gene encoding 4-hydroxyphenylacetate 3-monooxygenase, oxygenase component has protein sequence MGAITGQQFLDRLRHNPPTLYIDGARVTDPTTHPATRNMAHSLAGLYDLQHQPQWRDLLTFEESGQRYATSFMVPRTKEDLARIGEAHRVRANYALGFLGRAPDYMNANVMAAGTSAEYFSACSASVAGDEKRDFAANMRRYFEFVRDNDLCLTHALTNPQVNRAKQASEMPDPYIALGVVEETEEGVIVRGARMMATLPIADEILVFPSTVLKENADKSRYAMGFALPCNAPGLSFQCREPFDIGRDPEDHPLGSRFDEQDAFVIFDDVLVPWERVFLLYDVELANKAYAGTDAVLHMAYQVVNLKVAKTEAFLGTAQAIVNAIGSGQFQHVQSKVAEIIVILEIMKALEVAAVAGAQPNANGVMTPARGPLDAARNYYPAVYARLPELLQLLGASGIIMMPSKADREGPLGPQIQKYLQAGAASADERLKLFRLAWDMSMSSFGGRQSLYEKFFFGDPVRMHSALYEVYNKQPYVERIQAFLNQAAQPEGVAADD, from the coding sequence ATGGGCGCCATCACTGGCCAGCAGTTTCTGGACCGTCTGCGGCACAACCCGCCGACCCTTTACATTGACGGGGCGCGGGTCACCGACCCCACCACCCACCCCGCCACCCGCAACATGGCCCACAGCCTGGCTGGCCTGTACGACCTGCAGCACCAGCCGCAGTGGCGCGACCTGCTCACCTTTGAGGAGAGCGGGCAGCGCTACGCGACCTCCTTTATGGTGCCGCGCACCAAAGAGGACCTGGCCAGGATTGGCGAGGCGCACCGCGTCCGTGCCAACTACGCCCTGGGCTTCCTGGGCCGCGCACCAGACTACATGAATGCCAACGTCATGGCCGCCGGCACCAGCGCTGAGTATTTCAGTGCGTGCAGCGCCAGCGTGGCGGGCGATGAGAAGCGGGACTTTGCCGCCAACATGCGCCGCTACTTCGAATTTGTGCGTGACAACGACCTGTGCCTGACGCACGCGCTGACCAACCCGCAGGTCAACCGCGCCAAGCAGGCCAGCGAGATGCCCGACCCCTACATCGCGCTGGGCGTGGTGGAAGAAACCGAGGAAGGCGTCATCGTGCGCGGCGCCCGCATGATGGCCACCCTGCCGATTGCCGACGAGATTCTGGTGTTTCCCTCCACCGTGCTGAAGGAAAACGCCGACAAGAGCCGCTACGCGATGGGCTTCGCGCTGCCCTGCAACGCGCCGGGCCTGTCGTTCCAGTGCCGCGAGCCGTTTGATATCGGCCGTGACCCCGAAGACCACCCGCTGGGCAGCCGCTTTGACGAGCAGGACGCCTTTGTGATTTTCGACGATGTGCTGGTGCCCTGGGAGCGCGTGTTCCTGCTGTACGACGTGGAACTGGCCAACAAGGCCTACGCCGGTACCGACGCCGTGCTGCACATGGCCTATCAGGTCGTGAACCTGAAAGTGGCCAAGACGGAAGCCTTCCTGGGCACTGCGCAGGCCATCGTGAACGCGATTGGCTCCGGGCAATTTCAGCACGTGCAGAGCAAGGTCGCAGAAATCATCGTGATACTGGAAATTATGAAAGCCCTGGAGGTCGCCGCTGTGGCGGGTGCCCAGCCCAACGCCAACGGCGTGATGACCCCGGCCCGCGGTCCACTGGACGCCGCGCGCAACTACTACCCGGCCGTGTATGCCCGCCTACCCGAACTGCTGCAACTGCTGGGCGCCAGCGGCATCATCATGATGCCGAGCAAGGCCGACCGCGAGGGGCCACTGGGCCCGCAAATTCAGAAGTACCTGCAAGCCGGGGCCGCCAGCGCCGACGAGCGCCTGAAGCTCTTCCGCCTCGCCTGGGACATGTCCATGAGTTCTTTCGGCGGACGCCAGAGCCTCTACGAGAAGTTCTTCTTCGGTGACCCCGTGCGGATGCACTCGGCCCTGTACGAGGTGTACAACAAGCAGCCCTATGTCGAGCGGATTCAGGCGTTTCTGAATCAGGCCGCTCAGCCCGAGGGGGTGGCCGCTGATGACTGA
- a CDS encoding NAD-dependent epimerase/dehydratase family protein, giving the protein MTTILITGAAGEVGTALREQLRDFLPAGDYTLRLSDHRDLGEAGAGEELAPADLTDFDAVLKAMQGVDAVIHLGGIANEHSYERIRDVNVDGTYHVLEAARQAGVRRVAFASSIHTVGFYPREPIGPEVPVRPDTFYGVSKVFGEALGRMYFDRYNLEFVSVRICSFQAQPKDARHLSTWLSPRDAAQLFARAVTAPDAGFLVVAGISGNARRWMTPEGWDVLGYAPQDDAEAYVAEVEHLHGDPSDITEQRQGGIFVDSHYTGLAGKEG; this is encoded by the coding sequence TTGACCACCATCCTGATCACCGGCGCGGCGGGAGAGGTCGGCACGGCCCTGCGTGAGCAGCTGCGCGATTTCCTGCCGGCGGGAGACTACACCCTGCGCCTCTCGGATCACCGCGACCTCGGCGAAGCCGGGGCAGGCGAGGAGCTGGCCCCTGCCGACCTGACCGACTTTGACGCGGTGCTGAAGGCCATGCAGGGTGTGGACGCCGTGATTCATCTGGGCGGTATTGCCAACGAACACTCTTACGAGCGTATCCGTGACGTGAACGTGGACGGCACCTATCACGTGCTGGAAGCGGCGCGGCAGGCCGGCGTGCGGCGGGTCGCCTTTGCCTCCAGCATTCATACGGTGGGCTTTTACCCCCGCGAGCCGATTGGGCCAGAGGTGCCCGTGCGGCCCGACACCTTCTATGGCGTCAGCAAGGTGTTTGGTGAAGCGCTGGGCCGCATGTATTTCGACCGCTACAACCTGGAATTTGTGAGTGTACGCATCTGCTCGTTTCAGGCGCAGCCGAAAGATGCCCGGCACCTGTCCACCTGGCTCTCGCCGCGTGACGCCGCGCAGCTGTTTGCCCGCGCCGTGACCGCGCCGGACGCAGGCTTCCTGGTGGTGGCAGGCATCAGCGGCAATGCGCGGCGCTGGATGACCCCTGAAGGCTGGGACGTGCTGGGCTACGCACCGCAGGACGACGCCGAAGCCTACGTGGCAGAAGTCGAGCACCTTCACGGCGACCCCAGCGACATCACCGAGCAGCGCCAGGGCGGCATTTTCGTGGACTCACACTACACCGGCCTGGCCGGAAAGGAAGGCTAA
- the hpaE gene encoding 5-carboxymethyl-2-hydroxymuconate semialdehyde dehydrogenase — protein MTLSEATHPNHDLARQLRDSRLSGGLRHFIGGQWVEAQSGRTFDAHSPTDNTRLVTVAEGDAADIDRAARAAHDAFQTWKEVSGAERRKILHRIADLIEQRAQEIAVLESMDTGQAIRFMKSAATRGAENFRFYADRAPSAQDGQSLPAPGFINYTLRQPIGPVGVITPWNTPFMLSTWKIAPALAAGCTVVHKPAEWSPVTATLLAEIMDEAGLPSGVHNLVHGFGEGAGKALTEHPLIQAIAFVGETTTGSHIMRQGADTLKRVHFELGGKNPVVVFDDADLDKALDAVVFMIYSLNGERCTSSSRVLIQEGIYDEFTARIAERARNIRVGDPLDPETEIGPLVHPRHFDKVLSYFDTAQQEGATIAAGGKRLGEAGNYVSPTLFTGARNEMKIAQEEIFGPVLTAIPFSDEAGALALANDVRYGLAGYLWTNDLTRAHRFAQGLQTGMVWVNSENVRHLPTPFGGVKNSGIGRDGGDYSFEFYMETKNIAVSLGTHKTARLGVGKAPTITKEEADA, from the coding sequence ATGACCCTTTCCGAAGCCACCCATCCCAACCACGACCTGGCCCGGCAGCTGCGGGACTCGCGCCTCTCGGGCGGGCTGCGGCACTTTATCGGTGGGCAGTGGGTGGAGGCCCAGAGCGGGCGCACCTTCGACGCTCACTCGCCGACCGACAACACGCGCCTGGTCACGGTGGCTGAGGGAGACGCCGCCGACATTGACCGCGCCGCCCGCGCCGCCCACGACGCCTTTCAGACCTGGAAGGAAGTGAGTGGGGCCGAGCGCCGCAAAATCCTGCACCGCATTGCAGACCTGATCGAGCAGCGTGCCCAGGAAATTGCCGTGCTGGAAAGCATGGACACCGGGCAGGCCATCCGCTTCATGAAGTCGGCGGCCACGCGCGGCGCCGAGAACTTCCGCTTCTACGCCGACCGCGCCCCGTCGGCACAGGACGGCCAGAGCCTGCCCGCACCCGGCTTTATCAACTACACCCTGCGCCAGCCGATTGGCCCAGTAGGCGTAATTACCCCGTGGAACACCCCGTTCATGCTGTCCACCTGGAAAATCGCCCCAGCGCTGGCCGCCGGCTGCACCGTGGTCCACAAGCCAGCCGAGTGGAGTCCGGTGACGGCGACCCTGCTGGCCGAAATCATGGACGAGGCGGGGCTGCCCAGCGGCGTGCATAACCTCGTCCACGGCTTCGGGGAGGGGGCAGGCAAGGCCCTGACCGAACACCCGCTGATTCAGGCGATTGCCTTTGTGGGGGAAACGACCACCGGCAGCCACATCATGCGGCAGGGCGCAGACACCCTGAAGCGCGTGCATTTTGAGCTGGGCGGCAAGAATCCGGTTGTGGTCTTCGATGACGCCGACCTCGACAAGGCCCTGGACGCTGTGGTGTTCATGATCTACAGCCTGAATGGTGAGCGCTGCACAAGCTCCAGCCGCGTCTTGATTCAGGAGGGGATTTACGACGAGTTCACCGCCCGCATTGCCGAGCGGGCGCGCAACATTCGCGTGGGCGACCCCCTGGACCCCGAAACCGAGATAGGCCCGCTGGTTCACCCGCGTCACTTTGACAAGGTGCTGTCGTACTTTGACACGGCTCAGCAGGAAGGCGCCACTATTGCGGCGGGCGGAAAGCGCCTGGGCGAAGCCGGAAACTACGTCTCCCCCACCCTCTTTACGGGCGCGCGCAACGAGATGAAAATTGCCCAGGAAGAGATTTTTGGGCCGGTCCTGACCGCCATTCCTTTTAGCGACGAGGCCGGAGCCCTGGCGCTGGCGAACGACGTACGTTACGGCCTGGCCGGTTACCTGTGGACCAATGACCTGACCCGCGCCCACCGCTTTGCTCAGGGCCTGCAGACGGGCATGGTGTGGGTGAACAGTGAAAACGTGCGTCACCTGCCCACGCCGTTCGGCGGCGTCAAGAACAGCGGCATCGGCCGGGACGGCGGCGACTATTCCTTCGAGTTCTACATGGAAACGAAGAATATTGCCGTCTCGCTGGGCACGCACAAGACGGCGCGGCTGGGCGTCGGCAAGGCGCCGACCATCACCAAAGAGGAGGCGGACGCTTGA
- a CDS encoding fumarylacetoacetate hydrolase family protein — protein MKYARFIAGGRALNGHLHEGQLIDAAGVAHNPAQVQFRLPVDPPKVIALALNYNDHAGELGLTQPKEPALFWKPNTTLLPHGGTVIYPRGAQFMHYEVELGVIIGRDARRVKAKDAMDYVGGYTIGNDLVVRDYVTNTFRPPMRGKGWDTFGPLGPYYVTADEIADPHNLRLTAHVNGELRQEGSTSDMIFSIPELIEHISRFMTLQKDDVILTGTPKGISHVRPGDVMTLEVEGLGVLQNDIQEEDEGADPITGQESKEGEWDGR, from the coding sequence GTGAAATACGCCCGTTTTATCGCCGGAGGCCGCGCCCTGAACGGCCACTTGCACGAAGGCCAGCTCATTGACGCCGCCGGCGTGGCTCACAACCCTGCACAGGTGCAGTTTCGCCTGCCCGTGGACCCACCCAAGGTCATTGCCCTGGCCCTGAACTACAACGACCACGCCGGAGAACTGGGGCTGACCCAGCCCAAGGAACCCGCTCTATTCTGGAAGCCCAACACCACCCTGCTACCCCACGGCGGCACTGTGATCTACCCGCGTGGCGCCCAGTTCATGCACTACGAGGTGGAATTGGGCGTGATTATCGGCCGCGACGCCCGCCGCGTGAAGGCCAAAGACGCGATGGACTACGTGGGCGGCTATACCATCGGCAACGACCTCGTGGTGCGTGACTACGTGACCAACACCTTCCGGCCGCCTATGCGCGGCAAGGGCTGGGACACCTTCGGGCCGCTGGGGCCGTATTACGTCACCGCCGATGAAATTGCCGACCCCCACAACCTGCGCCTGACCGCCCACGTGAACGGCGAGCTGCGGCAGGAAGGCAGCACCAGCGACATGATTTTCTCGATTCCCGAACTGATTGAGCACATCAGCCGCTTTATGACCCTGCAAAAAGACGATGTGATTCTGACAGGCACGCCCAAGGGCATTTCGCATGTGCGCCCCGGCGATGTGATGACGCTGGAAGTCGAGGGTCTGGGCGTCCTGCAAAACGACATTCAGGAAGAGGATGAGGGCGCCGACCCCATCACGGGTCAGGAGAGCAAGGAAGGCGAGTGGGACGGGCGCTGA
- a CDS encoding helix-turn-helix domain-containing protein, which yields MAQRRDDPASALAGLLAHPALGAALTALQAAAASARPETALVDQAVHWTGGYAEIRASWGDVVASTGRAAGPLITQRLEHAGRHVGTLVTGFPTDWVGLQTVLAGYALLARLQAAAAGAARRRVGERALDALLAGQDARLPGDGPFALAAAVFAGPEAAALSAQEREQALDVLAGAGEGYFQERRLLGHSTVRGDLAVWLWRSLDLNRETQELRLALVASAGRSVRLGVSARRAEDARSAAVGRAFRQARQALRSVAAGGGAALFQQMDPLSHLLDSGALSTVREQVQLQLSALGDGGRVEGTLRRYLACGGTLTTLAQETGLHVNTVRARLKRAEEALGAPLHDPALLARLYLAFASTETSEDGLRLRSE from the coding sequence ATGGCCCAGCGGCGAGACGACCCCGCCTCAGCCCTAGCAGGGTTGCTGGCGCATCCGGCCCTGGGTGCGGCCCTGACGGCGTTACAGGCGGCGGCAGCCTCTGCGCGTCCAGAGACGGCGTTGGTAGATCAGGCCGTCCACTGGACCGGGGGCTACGCCGAGATTCGTGCCAGCTGGGGTGATGTGGTGGCCAGCACTGGACGGGCGGCTGGTCCTCTAATCACGCAGCGCCTCGAACACGCTGGGCGTCATGTGGGCACGCTGGTGACTGGCTTTCCGACCGACTGGGTGGGCCTACAGACGGTGCTGGCGGGCTACGCCCTGCTGGCCCGCTTGCAGGCCGCCGCCGCGGGGGCGGCGCGCCGCCGGGTGGGCGAGCGGGCGCTGGACGCCCTGCTGGCTGGCCAGGACGCCCGCCTCCCCGGGGATGGTCCCTTTGCCCTGGCTGCCGCTGTCTTTGCCGGGCCAGAGGCAGCGGCCCTGAGCGCCCAGGAACGAGAACAGGCACTGGATGTGCTGGCGGGGGCCGGCGAGGGGTACTTTCAGGAGCGGCGTTTGCTGGGGCACTCGACCGTGCGCGGTGACCTGGCCGTGTGGCTGTGGCGCAGCCTGGACCTGAACCGCGAGACCCAGGAATTGCGCCTGGCCCTGGTGGCCTCTGCCGGCCGGAGTGTGCGTCTGGGGGTGAGTGCCCGCAGAGCCGAGGACGCGCGCAGTGCCGCTGTGGGCCGCGCGTTCAGGCAGGCGCGGCAAGCCCTGCGCTCGGTGGCGGCTGGAGGGGGCGCCGCCCTGTTTCAGCAGATGGACCCCCTCTCGCACCTGTTAGACAGCGGCGCCCTAAGCACGGTGCGCGAGCAGGTGCAGCTTCAGCTGTCGGCCCTGGGTGACGGCGGCCGGGTTGAGGGCACCCTCCGGCGTTATTTGGCCTGCGGCGGCACCCTGACCACCCTGGCCCAGGAAACGGGCTTACACGTAAACACCGTCCGGGCTCGACTCAAGCGTGCCGAGGAAGCCCTGGGGGCACCGCTGCATGACCCGGCCCTGCTGGCCCGCTTATACCTGGCTTTTGCCAGCACGGAAACGTCAGAGGATGGGCTGAGGTTGAGGTCGGAATAG
- a CDS encoding putative bifunctional diguanylate cyclase/phosphodiesterase: MTAPLSPSTASLVMLLLTLRRALGQAATPQERRGALNAFCQAAADLGYQVSVSETSSSAQASAPIPDLPGKWLTLSDPTAVTSPDTIDALLRLTLWQAPGPQLWLEQLQLYADVAGLLESISDPAELLAQAADALVQQFADYCVIYRAEDGAPLPLSVAHPDPEQAARLHAYLLRRPLVSTAPGSVRAVIQDRSDHRLTDLTPGQLRLAARDDEEYEFVRSLHFRSALQFALVYGDEVYGALTLARTERNFTAADQALGREVAARLAAALTQAELHARLRRSEAEHRLIFESLNDGVLLTTSSGEISTLNARAAQLLGLPEDAVGFKLTELPGTLQGAHGQPIHPALVLQVLGQQTPEATPLSGLARLTTPDGQVRWLQVRLRGLPREGGAARTLMTLTDVTGTYQLQAQLEHLSLHDAATGLPNRAHFLKLADQWAQSPGRTLCALRVLDMAPVLALHGEQGLRQYLYALASRLLSALPEGSVLGRVSEHVLAFVTERGAGLTELLGQLTQTLPAGEVALRPHLAAGQRLWSDDAPAALALADAEAAAEQAQQVGGPAVIVDRGQADRYQARVRLGRRLRDALERRQLSVHYQPVLDLKSGLLVGAEALARWTDEERGPVSPAEFIPLAEALGLMPSLTRLVLLRANRLASWASAQLGRPLRVAVNISAGELHAPEFAVRAERFLAAYPVAASQLEIEVTEQTLIQDLPRVGAMLRALQAGGLSVALDDFGTGFSSLAVLQQLPVNKLKLDRSFVQGLEDDPRQRVLTQAVIDLAGQLDITVVAEGVETAGQLQLLRTMRCDQVQGFYLSRPLNTQTFQARLHTWPQTMQALLDQS, encoded by the coding sequence ATGACCGCCCCGCTCTCCCCCTCTACGGCTTCTCTGGTCATGCTCCTGCTGACGTTGCGGCGTGCCCTAGGGCAGGCGGCCACCCCACAGGAGCGGCGGGGCGCCCTGAATGCCTTCTGTCAGGCGGCCGCTGACCTGGGCTATCAGGTTAGTGTGAGTGAAACGTCTTCCAGCGCTCAGGCCAGCGCCCCCATCCCTGATCTGCCGGGCAAGTGGCTGACGTTAAGTGACCCCACTGCCGTCACTAGTCCAGACACCATAGATGCACTGCTGCGCCTGACCCTCTGGCAGGCACCCGGTCCACAACTCTGGCTGGAACAGCTTCAGCTGTACGCCGATGTGGCGGGCCTTCTGGAATCCATCAGCGACCCGGCCGAGTTGCTGGCGCAGGCAGCAGACGCCCTGGTACAGCAATTTGCCGACTACTGCGTAATCTACCGCGCCGAGGACGGCGCGCCGCTGCCGCTTTCAGTCGCGCACCCCGACCCGGAGCAGGCCGCCCGGCTGCACGCCTATTTGCTGCGGCGTCCGCTGGTCAGCACAGCGCCTGGTTCGGTGCGCGCCGTGATTCAGGACCGCTCGGACCACCGCCTGACGGACCTGACTCCAGGGCAGTTGCGCCTGGCGGCCCGCGACGACGAAGAATACGAGTTTGTCCGCAGCCTCCACTTCCGCAGTGCCCTGCAGTTTGCGCTGGTCTACGGCGACGAGGTGTACGGCGCCCTCACCCTGGCACGCACAGAGCGCAACTTCACAGCGGCTGACCAGGCCCTGGGGCGCGAGGTGGCTGCCCGGCTGGCGGCGGCACTGACGCAGGCCGAGCTGCACGCGCGGCTGCGGCGCAGCGAGGCCGAGCACCGCCTGATCTTCGAGAGCCTGAACGACGGCGTGCTGCTGACGACCAGCAGCGGCGAGATCAGCACCCTGAATGCCCGCGCCGCGCAGCTGCTGGGGCTGCCTGAAGACGCGGTTGGGTTCAAGTTGACCGAGTTGCCTGGGACTCTGCAGGGCGCCCACGGGCAGCCCATCCATCCGGCCCTGGTGCTTCAGGTGCTTGGTCAGCAGACGCCGGAGGCCACGCCCCTGTCGGGTCTGGCCCGTCTGACCACGCCTGACGGTCAGGTGCGCTGGCTGCAGGTCAGGTTGCGTGGCCTACCCAGAGAGGGCGGCGCGGCACGGACACTGATGACCCTGACCGACGTAACTGGGACCTATCAGCTTCAGGCCCAGCTGGAGCACCTCTCGCTGCATGACGCGGCCACCGGGCTGCCCAACCGCGCTCATTTTCTGAAACTGGCTGACCAGTGGGCGCAGTCGCCGGGGCGCACCCTCTGCGCGCTGCGGGTGCTCGATATGGCGCCGGTCCTGGCGCTTCACGGCGAGCAAGGCCTGAGGCAGTATCTGTATGCCCTGGCCAGCCGCCTGCTCTCGGCCCTGCCGGAAGGCAGCGTGCTGGGCCGGGTCAGCGAGCATGTGCTGGCCTTCGTGACAGAGCGGGGTGCGGGCTTGACTGAGTTGCTGGGCCAGCTCACGCAGACGCTGCCAGCTGGCGAGGTGGCGCTGCGCCCACATCTGGCCGCTGGGCAGCGCCTCTGGAGTGACGACGCGCCCGCAGCCCTGGCCCTGGCCGACGCTGAGGCGGCCGCAGAGCAGGCGCAGCAGGTGGGTGGGCCGGCCGTCATTGTGGACCGGGGCCAGGCTGACCGCTACCAGGCCAGGGTGCGCCTGGGGCGGCGGCTGCGGGACGCTCTGGAGCGCCGCCAGCTGTCCGTGCATTACCAGCCGGTGCTGGACCTGAAGAGCGGCCTGCTGGTGGGCGCCGAGGCCCTGGCGCGCTGGACCGACGAGGAGCGCGGCCCGGTGTCGCCTGCCGAGTTCATCCCACTGGCTGAGGCGCTGGGCTTAATGCCGTCGTTGACGCGGCTGGTGCTGCTGCGTGCCAATCGCCTGGCCAGCTGGGCCAGCGCGCAGCTGGGGCGGCCGCTGCGGGTGGCCGTCAATATCAGTGCTGGTGAACTGCACGCCCCAGAGTTTGCCGTCCGCGCCGAGCGCTTTTTAGCGGCCTATCCCGTTGCCGCCTCCCAGCTGGAAATTGAGGTCACTGAGCAAACGCTGATTCAGGACCTCCCGCGCGTGGGGGCCATGCTGCGCGCCCTTCAGGCTGGCGGCCTAAGCGTGGCGCTGGACGACTTTGGCACCGGGTTTTCCTCGCTGGCCGTGTTGCAGCAGCTGCCGGTCAATAAGCTCAAGCTGGACCGCAGCTTTGTGCAGGGGCTGGAAGACGACCCCCGGCAGCGTGTGCTGACCCAGGCCGTGATTGACTTGGCCGGGCAGCTGGACATCACTGTGGTGGCTGAAGGAGTGGAAACCGCCGGGCAACTGCAGCTGCTGCGCACCATGCGCTGCGATCAGGTGCAGGGGTTTTACCTGAGCCGGCCGCTGAACACCCAGACGTTTCAGGCGCGGCTGCACACCTGGCCGCAGACCATGCAGGCGCTGCTGGACCAATCCTGA